The Leptospira inadai serovar Lyme str. 10 genome includes the window AGCATACCATCACCGATGAAATTACCCCCATTTATAACCCGTGGAATAATCTTTTGAACAATCGGGACAGGCTGAATTGGCCGCCTTCTCTGCTCCAGGCTCAGTTACTAATTTATCATATAGTGTCGAAGCTACTCCTTTTGATAATGGGGCTTCAAGTGGATGCGCGTTCACCAGACGACCAAATTCGTCTGTGATTCTAAAATTTTCCGGAGCAGCAATACTCGCGCCCGTTTCGATTAGGTGCTGAGGAGCATCCACCAATCTCGCTATACTTTTACCAACACCGGTTGCAAACCCGCCAGCCATACATCCAGCATCATTGTGTACAAGAACCCCGTCTTTCCCGACGAAATACGTGTGATTGTCTTCTACCTCAAAGTTATAAACTTTCGTCTTCTCATAGACTTCTTCTATCTTAGCAATACCAACCGTTCCACGAATCTCGTCTTTCCAAGTCGCTAAGTTAGAGCTCGACGATCTGCTCCCTAATGCTGCAAGGGAAGCCCCAAGCTGTATTCCTGAACTTCTCTCAGTACGAGACGAGTTTCGTATACTCGCAACCGTAACAGAGCTTTCACCCGAACTTATGTTTCTAACTTCCGTAAATCCCTTACCTCGAATAAAGAAAGGGTGATTCCAGGTCGTATTGATTACGTTTCCGTTAGTATAAGTGACTCTATGGATGAGTGGTGTCTCTTTGGAGAAAAGTCGAGATACTCTCTTGTAAGACAAGTCTCCCGTCTTCGGATCTAAGGATAAGACTAAGTCCCCAATCTCGATTTTCTCGATCGGTTTTAAGCCTTGTTTTGTACGAATGAGTGTCCCGGCAGTGAAGCAACTTCTTTGGACATACTCTCCATTCTTATCTATAAACCCATTGCTATCACTCGCACCCAACCCCGTACTACCGAGGAAACTACCCGCGATATCTTGTGCGGTCCTTCCCAACCAAGTAGACGCTGAACTAGGATCCATCGCAAGTTCGTTCGCTTTACTAAGTGTGACTAAGGTATCATGCTTATCCTGTGCACTCGCATTTGGATCATTTAGAACCTCTCTCTGGTAGTCGTTACCGGTTGCGGCTATCGCATTTCTGCCCTCTTCAAGC containing:
- a CDS encoding TIGR04388 family protein, whose product is MKSKLKREIVLDEGGCPNPKQPGRQGAAILLLLSFLTSSIFSPLLSLSLQNGGTLGLGSSKLNAGVTFSQHGSTSFNMGGSYGNVSYNPQSGFSGSVNLTPGQNTGVMLNVAQHSGPSLTVQHSDEASGVGASVTIDGKGNTTVAATYRNATVVSATGNVHDPSSFGNLKANDNFNNDLNQNLAMGKADANLEAGNARLEEGRNAIAATGNDYQREVLNDPNASAQDKHDTLVTLSKANELAMDPSSASTWLGRTAQDIAGSFLGSTGLGASDSNGFIDKNGEYVQRSCFTAGTLIRTKQGLKPIEKIEIGDLVLSLDPKTGDLSYKRVSRLFSKETPLIHRVTYTNGNVINTTWNHPFFIRGKGFTEVRNISSGESSVTVASIRNSSRTERSSGIQLGASLAALGSRSSSSNLATWKDEIRGTVGIAKIEEVYEKTKVYNFEVEDNHTYFVGKDGVLVHNDAGCMAGGFATGVGKSIARLVDAPQHLIETGASIAAPENFRITDEFGRLVNAHPLEAPLSKGVASTLYDKLVTEPGAEKAANSACPDCSKDYSTGYKWG